The Phycisphaeraceae bacterium genome includes a window with the following:
- a CDS encoding prepilin-type N-terminal cleavage/methylation domain-containing protein codes for MRLSKTLNSAFTLIELLVVISIIALLIGILLPALGAARNTARNVACLSNIRQLAIANYSYATDNAGFYVRHAESMTASPFSMRLGNTTEYWWSSKLVLGSYMPGPATFTCPSFETSHSELLEAGIDRTGSSSDANHPGNSRWNTVHYGANAFFLTNSFWFGKLGTGFTIPGISVSQMDAQYQQNQSLNVVTSEGPINTANLDWVRNPTETIAFADSKDRALELSSSGGGSGQRGGGSSAGGLNQGGATQGVGYLYPAGDAAAGQGGYAHARHSNSINVAWADGHASPVAIDPEPGLDVPDDPYDLNELTSIRASDIEGVSAGGGQRGGGTTNSNVQGGAYLDNPWDLW; via the coding sequence ATGAGACTGAGTAAGACCCTAAACAGTGCATTTACGCTGATTGAGTTGCTGGTGGTGATTTCGATCATCGCGCTGCTGATCGGGATCCTGCTGCCGGCCCTGGGGGCGGCGCGGAACACGGCGCGGAATGTGGCATGTTTGTCGAACATTCGGCAGTTGGCGATAGCGAACTACTCGTACGCTACAGACAATGCTGGCTTCTATGTCCGACATGCCGAAAGCATGACTGCCAGTCCATTTTCCATGCGACTTGGGAATACTACTGAGTACTGGTGGTCATCAAAGCTAGTCTTGGGCAGCTACATGCCTGGACCTGCAACTTTTACTTGCCCAAGCTTCGAGACTTCACACTCGGAACTGCTTGAAGCGGGTATTGATCGGACCGGTAGTTCCTCGGATGCTAACCACCCCGGGAACAGCCGATGGAACACGGTGCATTACGGTGCCAATGCTTTTTTCCTGACCAATAGCTTCTGGTTCGGCAAGCTTGGCACCGGCTTCACCATCCCAGGCATTAGCGTTAGTCAAATGGATGCTCAATATCAACAGAACCAGAGCTTGAACGTAGTGACGTCAGAAGGGCCAATCAATACCGCCAATCTGGATTGGGTTCGTAATCCTACCGAGACGATTGCTTTTGCAGATTCAAAGGACAGGGCATTGGAGCTCTCTTCGTCCGGAGGCGGGTCGGGTCAGCGTGGCGGAGGTTCTTCGGCGGGTGGCTTGAACCAAGGCGGTGCGACACAGGGTGTTGGGTATCTGTATCCGGCTGGTGATGCCGCTGCTGGACAGGGAGGCTATGCACACGCCAGGCACAGCAATAGCATCAATGTTGCATGGGCGGATGGACATGCAAGTCCGGTAGCTATCGATCCTGAGCCAGGACTGGATGTTCCTGATGACCCTTACGACCTGAACGAACTGACCTCAATTCGTGCAAGCGATATCGAGGGCGTTAGTGCTGGTGGCGGGCAACGTG
- a CDS encoding aldehyde dehydrogenase family protein translates to MSDFDSVLKGLGLTSHPDALAIGHSSRACSGASLTVTSPIDGRALATMKLATPGDAEKAIDAAAEAFVSWRTVPGPQRGELVRRYGNKLREHKQALGALVTWEVGKIPAEAEGEVQEMIDICDFAVGLSRQLYGLSIQSERPGHRLTEQWHPLGAIGVISAFNFPVAVWAWNAALALVCGDSVVWKPSEKAPLCALACHGLLMETIKESADLEAPEGLSSVVIGLRDVGEALSGSKKLPLVSATGSVPMGKAVGAAVGARLGRALLELGGNNAMIVTPTADLDLAVRAITFSAVGTAGQRCTTLRRLIVHESLKDEVVGKLEKIFSSVKIGDPTQPGVLVGPLIDAAAGDAMEASLAKAKEQGGKVRGGGKLTEGVPAGGTYVKPAIVEIDAKAPIVQHETFAPILYVMTYRDLDEAIAIQNHVPQGLSSAIFTGSVLDAEVFCSPAGSDCGIANVNIGTSGAEIGGAFGGEKETGGGRESGSDSWKNYMRRSTNTVNYTTALPLAQGIKFDV, encoded by the coding sequence ATGAGCGATTTTGATTCGGTACTCAAGGGCCTTGGACTGACGAGCCATCCCGACGCGCTGGCGATCGGGCATTCGAGCCGTGCGTGTTCGGGGGCGAGTCTGACGGTGACCAGCCCGATTGATGGTCGCGCGTTGGCGACGATGAAGCTGGCTACGCCCGGGGATGCCGAGAAGGCGATTGATGCGGCAGCCGAGGCGTTTGTGTCGTGGCGGACCGTGCCAGGTCCGCAGCGTGGCGAGCTGGTTCGTCGTTACGGCAACAAGCTGCGGGAGCACAAGCAAGCTCTGGGGGCGCTGGTGACGTGGGAAGTCGGCAAGATCCCGGCTGAGGCGGAGGGTGAAGTCCAGGAAATGATTGATATCTGCGACTTCGCGGTCGGTTTGAGTCGGCAGTTGTATGGCTTGTCGATCCAGAGTGAGCGGCCAGGGCATCGGCTCACGGAGCAGTGGCACCCGCTCGGCGCGATCGGGGTGATCTCGGCATTCAACTTCCCTGTGGCGGTGTGGGCATGGAATGCTGCGTTGGCTTTGGTGTGCGGGGATTCGGTGGTGTGGAAACCGTCGGAGAAGGCCCCGCTTTGTGCGTTGGCGTGTCATGGGTTGCTGATGGAGACGATCAAGGAGTCGGCAGATCTTGAGGCACCGGAGGGGTTGTCGTCAGTGGTGATTGGTTTGCGGGATGTGGGTGAGGCGTTGTCGGGATCGAAGAAGCTGCCGTTGGTGTCGGCGACGGGTTCGGTACCGATGGGCAAAGCGGTGGGTGCTGCGGTAGGTGCTCGGCTCGGCCGGGCGTTGCTGGAGCTGGGCGGAAACAACGCGATGATTGTTACGCCTACGGCTGACCTCGATCTGGCGGTGCGGGCGATCACGTTCTCTGCGGTGGGGACTGCGGGCCAGCGGTGCACAACGCTGCGGCGGCTGATCGTGCATGAGAGCCTGAAAGATGAAGTGGTTGGCAAGCTGGAGAAGATTTTTTCGAGCGTGAAGATCGGCGATCCGACGCAGCCGGGTGTGCTGGTGGGGCCGCTGATTGATGCGGCGGCGGGGGATGCGATGGAGGCCTCGCTGGCGAAGGCCAAGGAGCAAGGCGGGAAGGTCCGTGGCGGCGGGAAGTTGACTGAGGGTGTTCCGGCGGGCGGGACGTATGTGAAGCCAGCGATCGTGGAGATCGATGCCAAGGCTCCGATCGTGCAGCATGAGACGTTTGCTCCGATTCTGTATGTGATGACGTATCGTGACCTGGATGAGGCGATTGCGATCCAGAATCATGTGCCGCAGGGCCTAAGCAGTGCTATTTTTACAGGGAGTGTTCTCGACGCTGAGGTCTTCTGCAGTCCAGCGGGTTCGGACTGCGGGATTGCGAATGTGAACATCGGCACCAGTGGCGCAGAGATCGGTGGCGCGTTCGGCGGCGAGAAGGAGACGGGTGGGGGGCGCGAGAGCGGGTCGGATTCGTGGAAGAACTACATGAGACGTTCGACGAACACGGTGAACTACACGACCGCCCTGCCGTTGGCGCAGGGGATCAAGTTTGATGTTTGA
- a CDS encoding peptidoglycan recognition family protein, producing the protein MPLFARLALLPILTGILLMTGCSATPGTSAFERQGDEIVAAGQYFHTGAPVVLWTDPNGYDAYRVERRFSAWEESHWDASKEFVREPNRFNLRHKGDWPAETLEQIRGGGWDLPLLQRTVDQFVIHYDVCGTSQQCFKVLHDMRTLSVHFMLDIDGTIYQTLDLKERAWHAGHANSRSIGIEIANMGAYRDPNDPVFDRWYARDDKGRVRITVPESLGDGGVLTKNFVGYPIRQHMIEGPVQNETRYQYDLTPEQYDSLIKLTAALHKVFPLIELQYPTDPNGDPLMVVMPMEEQENFRGLIGHYHLTEVKQDPGPAFDWDRVVEGAKKELDGMPF; encoded by the coding sequence ATGCCCCTCTTTGCCCGACTCGCCCTCTTGCCCATCCTCACAGGCATCCTCCTGATGACCGGCTGCTCCGCCACCCCCGGCACCAGCGCCTTCGAACGCCAAGGCGACGAGATCGTTGCCGCTGGCCAGTATTTCCACACCGGAGCACCTGTCGTCCTCTGGACCGACCCCAACGGCTACGACGCCTACCGCGTCGAACGACGCTTCTCCGCCTGGGAAGAATCCCACTGGGACGCCTCCAAGGAGTTCGTCCGCGAGCCCAACCGCTTCAACCTCCGCCACAAAGGCGACTGGCCCGCCGAGACCCTCGAACAGATCCGAGGCGGCGGCTGGGACCTCCCCCTGCTCCAGCGCACCGTGGATCAGTTCGTCATCCACTACGACGTCTGTGGGACCTCCCAGCAGTGCTTCAAAGTGCTCCATGACATGCGCACGCTCTCGGTTCACTTCATGCTCGACATCGACGGCACCATCTACCAGACCCTCGACCTCAAAGAACGCGCCTGGCACGCCGGTCACGCCAACTCCCGCTCCATCGGCATCGAGATCGCCAACATGGGCGCCTACCGCGACCCCAACGATCCGGTCTTCGACCGCTGGTACGCCCGCGATGACAAAGGCCGTGTTCGCATCACCGTCCCCGAATCCCTCGGCGATGGCGGGGTCCTCACCAAGAACTTCGTCGGCTACCCCATCCGCCAGCACATGATCGAAGGCCCGGTCCAGAACGAAACCCGTTACCAGTACGACCTCACGCCCGAGCAGTATGACTCCCTCATCAAACTCACCGCTGCCCTCCACAAGGTCTTCCCCCTCATCGAACTTCAGTACCCCACCGACCCCAACGGCGACCCGCTTATGGTCGTGATGCCCATGGAAGAACAGGAAAACTTCCGCGGCCTCATCGGCCACTACCACCTCACCGAGGTCAAGCAGGACCCCGGCCCCGCGTTCGACTGGGACCGTGTCGTCGAGGGTGCCAAGAAGGAACTCGACGGCATGCCATTCTGA
- a CDS encoding peptidoglycan-binding protein, with protein MMFRLLPALLALLVSPMVAAAGTIEVFGRVGDLIRVDLKAARGGTSFDLGSVIGGGFEVLTSDDVEGLPFAQTGRFYVVPGVVNTPRRSTESILDRGFQGTVQVPVTIDGLAQDVAVTVRPGFTYDGPLRIPNDGSSVAVAAAQQRLNFLGYQKAGGGSLVVDGLTGAATQSAVRLFQAVVTATGEVNPGGFSGNLDAGTVAYLNLGGTPEWVNLIDPDLPSAGGQRGGGSVVTHPNGVRGNFDIWTSTSERYASSWTIDTVLAASEAMPGQHINAMTMRDGVGSVCCHSTHQAGLDIDVHIPSSVWNYGNGSLSADELEAVAIMRAFYENTPSGARVWRIIVSNNDVREEFNRQTGTSVAVGDSSGVHLNHLHIDLQRTRPASGPSVADGDLDLDDVLTVADIDLLGSNLGGDPFYFDLTGDGVVDGDDLDELVWNEFGTVYGDANLDGGVDLIDLSSLAGGFGLADLGWGGGDFNADGMTDLIDLSLLAGNFGGGQGVPEPVGQLAFVLATTMLRRKPRC; from the coding sequence ATGATGTTTCGGTTGCTGCCTGCTCTGCTAGCTCTGCTGGTTTCGCCGATGGTGGCGGCTGCCGGGACGATCGAGGTGTTTGGCCGGGTCGGCGATCTGATCCGGGTTGATCTCAAGGCGGCACGGGGTGGGACAAGCTTTGATCTTGGGTCGGTCATTGGCGGCGGGTTTGAGGTCCTGACTTCGGATGATGTGGAGGGACTGCCGTTTGCACAGACCGGGCGTTTTTATGTCGTGCCGGGTGTTGTGAACACGCCAAGGCGGAGCACCGAGTCGATCCTTGACCGAGGGTTCCAGGGGACGGTGCAGGTTCCTGTAACGATTGATGGGCTAGCACAGGATGTCGCTGTCACGGTGCGGCCTGGGTTCACCTACGACGGTCCGCTGCGGATACCTAACGATGGATCGAGTGTGGCGGTCGCGGCGGCGCAGCAGCGGCTGAACTTTCTGGGCTATCAGAAGGCGGGTGGAGGGTCGCTGGTGGTGGACGGGCTGACTGGCGCGGCGACACAGTCGGCGGTCCGGCTGTTTCAGGCGGTGGTGACGGCTACCGGGGAAGTGAATCCCGGCGGGTTTAGTGGGAATCTGGATGCGGGGACTGTGGCTTATCTGAATCTGGGCGGGACGCCGGAGTGGGTGAACCTGATTGACCCTGATCTGCCTTCAGCGGGTGGGCAGCGAGGCGGCGGATCGGTCGTGACGCATCCGAATGGGGTGCGGGGCAACTTCGACATCTGGACCAGCACGAGTGAGCGTTACGCGTCGAGTTGGACGATTGACACGGTGCTGGCGGCATCGGAAGCGATGCCGGGTCAGCACATCAACGCGATGACCATGCGGGACGGTGTGGGGTCGGTCTGCTGTCACAGCACGCACCAGGCGGGGCTGGATATCGATGTGCATATCCCGAGCTCGGTGTGGAACTACGGCAACGGGTCGCTGTCGGCAGATGAGCTGGAGGCGGTCGCGATCATGCGGGCGTTTTATGAGAACACGCCTTCGGGGGCGCGGGTCTGGCGGATCATTGTAAGCAACAACGACGTCCGGGAGGAGTTCAACAGGCAAACGGGGACGTCGGTCGCGGTCGGTGATTCCTCGGGCGTGCACCTGAATCACCTGCATATTGACCTGCAGCGGACGCGGCCGGCGTCGGGGCCTTCGGTGGCTGACGGCGATCTCGACCTGGATGACGTGCTCACTGTGGCGGATATCGACCTACTGGGATCGAATCTGGGCGGGGACCCGTTCTATTTTGATCTCACAGGCGATGGTGTCGTCGATGGCGACGATCTGGATGAGCTGGTGTGGAACGAGTTCGGTACGGTCTACGGGGACGCGAATCTCGATGGCGGGGTTGATCTCATCGACCTGTCGTCGCTGGCTGGTGGGTTCGGGCTAGCGGATCTTGGTTGGGGCGGGGGTGATTTCAACGCCGATGGGATGACGGACCTGATTGACCTGTCGCTGCTGGCCGGGAACTTTGGCGGGGGACAAGGGGTGCCAGAGCCCGTTGGCCAGTTGGCCTTTGTGCTGGCTACGACGATGCTAAGAAGAAAGCCGCGGTGTTAA